In Anaerobranca californiensis DSM 14826, the following are encoded in one genomic region:
- the lysA gene encoding diaminopimelate decarboxylase — MYIQKGIIQKQIEKNFIFDNIDTVALAKEFGTPLYVISENIIRSKCSQIRNSFLNKYPDTKAAYASKAFLTLAMCKIIESEGLGLDVVSGGELFTAISANFPMGKVMFHGNNKSYEELKLAVTNSIGRIIVDNFYELEVLQGIAKEHNKRVKILFRISPGVPGKTHKFISTGQTDSKFGISIEENSINLAFKKVLASPNLKLMGFHFHIGSQLFDNRSYINAIEIVTNLMKDLKEKWQFTTEELNIGGGFGIGYSPNEKTKPISYYVDPIMKNIENKCNQLGLKRPTIIIEPGRWIVGEAGITLYTIGSIKEIPNVRTYISVDGGLPDNPRPALYGAKYSAVVANRPYAEKVHTATIAGKSCESGDILIWDLKMPHVKSGDILAVLNTGAYNYSMASNYNRLPKPGVVLISNGKPYVIVEREKYEDLISKDKIPNHLL; from the coding sequence ATGTATATTCAAAAAGGAATTATACAAAAACAGATAGAAAAAAACTTTATTTTTGACAATATCGATACAGTGGCATTAGCTAAAGAATTTGGTACTCCCCTTTATGTAATCTCAGAAAACATTATCAGGTCTAAATGTTCTCAAATTCGCAATAGTTTCTTGAATAAATATCCTGACACAAAAGCCGCTTATGCCAGTAAAGCCTTTTTAACATTGGCTATGTGTAAAATTATAGAGAGTGAAGGATTAGGCCTTGATGTAGTTTCAGGGGGAGAGCTGTTTACTGCTATTTCCGCTAATTTCCCCATGGGAAAGGTGATGTTTCATGGTAATAATAAATCCTATGAAGAACTAAAACTTGCCGTTACTAATAGTATAGGTAGAATTATTGTCGATAATTTTTATGAATTAGAGGTGCTACAAGGTATTGCTAAGGAGCATAATAAAAGGGTGAAAATCCTCTTTAGAATAAGCCCAGGAGTTCCTGGAAAAACCCATAAATTTATTTCCACCGGTCAAACTGATTCAAAATTCGGCATTTCCATCGAAGAAAATTCAATTAATTTAGCCTTTAAAAAAGTTTTAGCTTCTCCAAATCTAAAGCTTATGGGTTTTCATTTCCACATAGGTTCCCAGTTATTTGATAATCGTTCATATATTAATGCTATTGAAATAGTAACTAACTTGATGAAAGATCTAAAAGAAAAATGGCAGTTTACTACTGAGGAACTAAATATCGGCGGTGGTTTTGGTATTGGTTATAGCCCCAACGAAAAGACAAAACCCATTTCCTATTATGTTGACCCTATTATGAAAAACATCGAGAATAAATGTAATCAATTAGGATTAAAGAGGCCTACTATTATCATAGAACCGGGCAGGTGGATTGTAGGAGAAGCAGGTATTACCCTTTACACCATTGGTTCTATTAAGGAAATCCCTAATGTTAGGACATATATTAGTGTTGATGGAGGATTACCAGACAATCCCAGGCCCGCCCTTTACGGAGCAAAATACAGTGCCGTTGTCGCTAACCGCCCTTATGCCGAAAAGGTGCATACAGCAACTATTGCTGGAAAAAGTTGTGAATCAGGGGATATTTTAATTTGGGATTTAAAAATGCCCCATGTTAAATCAGGGGATATTTTAGCTGTATTAAATACTGGTGCGTATAATTACTCTATGGCCAGTAACTATAACCGTTTACCTAAACCTGGAGTAGTACTTATAAGTAATGGTAAACCATATGTAATTGTAGAGAGGGAAAAATATGAGGATTTAATTTCCAAAGATAAAATTCCAAATCATTTGTTATAA
- a CDS encoding 50S ribosomal protein L25 yields the protein MGEIVLKAERRLKKKPNFLPGVVYGKNFTSTPVNFDLKDVKKILSSSGEKAKVQLEFENNNYSGVIKEVQWDLLNKDKPIHMDVYVVPKNEIITLNIPVIFTGIEELHGKRLILQTFKDEIEVKGKLEDIPEKIVINVSDKQKGDFIKAKDLPIPSNVVLKDSEEEIIGEILEVDTIDDTDDTTNEEKVQ from the coding sequence ATGGGTGAAATAGTTTTAAAAGCTGAAAGAAGATTAAAGAAAAAACCTAATTTTTTACCTGGAGTAGTTTATGGGAAAAACTTTACATCAACCCCTGTAAATTTTGATTTAAAGGATGTAAAAAAAATCCTTTCTAGCTCAGGGGAAAAAGCAAAAGTACAATTGGAATTTGAAAACAACAACTATTCTGGAGTTATTAAAGAAGTTCAGTGGGACCTATTAAATAAAGATAAACCTATCCACATGGATGTCTATGTAGTACCTAAAAACGAAATAATAACTCTAAATATTCCGGTAATTTTTACTGGAATAGAAGAATTACATGGAAAAAGATTAATTTTACAAACTTTTAAAGACGAAATAGAAGTAAAAGGAAAATTAGAAGACATCCCTGAAAAAATTGTGATAAATGTTAGTGATAAACAAAAAGGTGATTTTATAAAAGCAAAGGATTTACCTATTCCCAGTAATGTAGTATTAAAAGATTCCGAAGAAGAAATCATTGGTGAAATATTAGAAGTAGATACTATTGATGATACCGATGACACTACAAATGAAGAAAAAGTTCAATAG
- a CDS encoding LTA synthase family protein, translated as MKLLKLKSYNLLFYFFFSLIFMEFILRITTVKSVLSYGYFISLLFNLSFAAALFFILSFFAKKLLKHAISVIFLIILAIIYSSQIIYYQFFRTFYHLYSAGNAGQVSDFWKDILLVTGNNFHWVILVFSPALIFFFLGRKIIPKKSINHKLKVLIVLLIIGSHLTGLLAVYRGGKYTNSPYDLYFKNSNPLLSVQNLGLLTTIRLDFQRIVTNWTPTVDVFIPDPVNNRDNDPDDNDDDPKKKEYNVLNIDFNYLIENEKDETIKLMHQYFQSLQPTAKNEYTGKFQGYNLILITAESLAPYAVNKEITPTLYKLVHEGFYFPNFYVPLWDVSTSDGEYMGLTSLIPKSGVWSFRASSEISLPFVMGNQLKKLGYKTVAYHNHTYTYYGRHLSHPNMGYEYKGIGNGLNVKKVWPASDLEMMEVTVDEYIHNEPFHAYYMTVSGHLQYNFIGNSMAMKNRKLVEHLPLSTQAKAYLATQIELDKALEYLLSRLEKAGIAERTLIVMSTDHYPYGLDHDTIDELSGFYVDRDFDIHKSPLIMYVKGMEGQRIDDPVWGIDIIPTISNLMGLEYDSRLLMGRDIFSDSEPLVFFRNMSFITDKGRYNARTKKFFPNEGVEVDDDYVERISRIIQNKIYFSRLILEKDYYSKVLQGIK; from the coding sequence GTGAAATTACTTAAACTAAAGTCCTATAATCTGTTATTTTATTTCTTTTTTTCATTAATATTTATGGAATTTATTTTGAGAATAACTACTGTAAAATCTGTACTTTCCTATGGTTATTTTATTTCTTTACTTTTTAACCTATCTTTTGCAGCTGCCCTATTTTTTATTTTAAGTTTTTTTGCCAAAAAATTACTTAAGCATGCCATTTCTGTTATTTTCCTAATAATTTTAGCAATCATCTACTCATCCCAAATAATTTATTACCAGTTTTTCAGGACTTTTTATCATTTATATTCTGCTGGCAATGCTGGGCAGGTAAGTGATTTTTGGAAAGATATTTTGCTAGTTACAGGTAATAATTTTCATTGGGTAATTTTAGTTTTCTCTCCAGCATTAATCTTCTTTTTCCTAGGGAGAAAAATAATCCCGAAAAAATCTATAAACCATAAACTAAAGGTTTTGATAGTTTTACTCATTATAGGCTCACACCTCACTGGACTTCTTGCAGTATACAGAGGTGGAAAATATACTAACTCTCCCTATGATCTCTACTTTAAAAACAGTAACCCCCTCCTTTCTGTACAGAATTTAGGACTACTGACTACTATACGCCTTGATTTCCAAAGAATAGTTACCAATTGGACTCCCACAGTAGATGTATTTATCCCAGATCCAGTGAATAACAGGGATAATGATCCAGATGATAATGATGACGATCCCAAGAAAAAGGAATACAATGTTTTAAATATTGATTTTAATTATTTAATCGAAAATGAAAAAGATGAAACTATAAAATTAATGCACCAATATTTTCAAAGCCTACAACCTACAGCTAAAAATGAATATACCGGTAAATTCCAAGGCTATAACCTAATCTTGATAACCGCCGAATCCTTAGCTCCCTATGCTGTAAATAAAGAAATCACCCCTACATTATATAAACTTGTCCATGAAGGATTTTATTTCCCAAACTTCTATGTTCCCCTTTGGGATGTAAGTACCTCTGATGGTGAATATATGGGCCTTACTAGTTTAATCCCTAAAAGCGGTGTTTGGAGTTTCCGGGCTTCTTCTGAGATTTCCTTACCCTTTGTTATGGGAAATCAATTAAAAAAACTAGGTTATAAAACTGTAGCTTACCACAACCACACCTATACCTATTATGGCAGACATCTATCCCACCCTAATATGGGTTATGAATATAAAGGTATTGGCAATGGATTAAATGTAAAAAAGGTCTGGCCAGCTTCAGACCTGGAAATGATGGAAGTTACAGTAGATGAGTACATCCATAATGAACCCTTCCACGCCTACTACATGACAGTAAGCGGCCATTTACAATATAACTTTATCGGAAACAGCATGGCTATGAAAAATCGAAAATTAGTTGAACATTTACCTTTATCTACACAGGCCAAGGCTTATTTAGCAACCCAAATAGAGTTGGACAAAGCTTTGGAATACCTCCTCTCTAGATTAGAAAAAGCTGGTATTGCCGAAAGAACTTTAATCGTCATGAGTACAGATCACTACCCTTATGGATTAGATCATGATACCATAGATGAGTTATCAGGATTTTATGTAGATAGGGATTTTGATATTCATAAAAGTCCATTAATTATGTATGTTAAAGGAATGGAAGGGCAAAGGATAGATGATCCGGTATGGGGTATCGATATAATCCCTACTATTTCCAATCTAATGGGTTTAGAATATGACTCTCGACTGCTAATGGGTAGAGATATCTTTTCAGATTCTGAACCTTTGGTATTCTTCCGAAACATGAGTTTTATTACCGATAAAGGAAGATATAATGCTAGAACGAAAAAATTTTTCCCTAATGAAGGGGTAGAGGTAGATGATGATTATGTAGAAAGGATTTCCCGTATCATTCAAAATAAAATCTATTTTTCCCGTTTAATACTAGAAAAGGATTATTATAGCAAAGTATTACAAGGCATTAAGTAA